The DNA region TCCCCTGGGAGGTGTTGTAGTTTTGGACGTGATCCAGGCTAAGCGGGCGGTGGTGAGGTACGGGGCCCTCTTGGAGGAGCGGGGGCTGGTGTTCGGTTCCGGCGGGAACCTGTCGGTTCGGGCCGAGGGTGGGCTATGGGCCCTGAAGCCCTCGGGACGTCCTTGCGGGGCCCTGAGGGAGCAGGACGTGACGGTGCTGGACATGGAGGGCCGGGTCCTTGAGGGCCTTAAGCCATCCAGCGAGTGGAGGATGCACCTTGGGGTCTTGCGGGCCAGGTCGGACGTGGGGGCGGTCTTTCACACCCACTCCCGCTTCGCGGTCACCATGGGGTGCCTCAAGTGGGAGGTGCCCCCCATACACTACTACATGGCCGCCTTCGGGGATCAGATCATACCGGTGGTCCCCTACCGGCCCTTCGGGTCCCAGGAGCTGGCGGACCTGGTGGCGGAGACCCTGCGGGAGCCCCTCAAGGGGGCCATCCTGGCCAACCACGGGGCGGTGGTGGCGGGATCGTCCCCCCAGGAGGCCATGGACCTGGCGGTGAACCTGGAGTTCCTGTGCGAGGTATACTGGCGGGTTCGCTGTGTCGGCAACCCCGCCACCCTGTCGGAGGAGGAGTTCAGACGGGCCTTAGCGGACTTCGGCGCCTACTCTCCAGGTAGTTCCGGTGGTTTATAGTCTGGGCCACGGCCCGGCTTAGAAGCTCCAGGTCCTGTTCCCGGCGCTTGCGCCTCTCCAGCTCCAGGAGCTTTTTCTTCATCTTCACCTTGTAGTCCTCCATGGACCGGGCCACGGTCCGCTGGTGGGTCAGCACCACCCGGTCCAGTGCCCGGTCCCTCGCCTTCTCCGCCTCCATCAGCGCCTCCCGGGCGCTGGGGGGCATCTCCTCCGGGACCCCATCCCCACGGAGGTCACTGGGTGCGCCTAGACCCTTGAGACCCTCCAACCTTCTCACCCCCTTCATGATGTATTATCGGTTGAGTCCAGGATTTGGTTGAAAACCTGCGATTGGGGGGCTTGGCTTGGAGTGGGTGGATCTTCACTGCGACGTTCTGTACGAGGTGTCGAGGCGCAGGCGGATGGGGGAGAGGGACGTGATCCGCCGCATCATGTTGCAGGACCTGAGGTCCAGCGGCGTTAAGGTGCTGGTCTGCTCCCTGTTCGTGGACGACCAGGGGGTCCACCGGGCCCTCCAGGAGGCCCTTCACCAGGTGTGGTGTCTCCTGGAGGAGGAGAGGGAGGCCCGGGAGGACCTGATGGTCATCCGGGACCGGGACGATCTGAGGCGCTGCCTCTCCTCCCGGCGGATAGGCCTGGTGCTCTCCATGGAGGGGGCGGAGCCCGTCCAGGACGATCCGGAGCTTCTGCGCTTCTTCCGGTCCATGGGGCTCTCGTTCCTGGCCCTCACCTGGAGCCGGCGCAACCGCCTGGCGGATGGGGTTGACCTTACCCGCACGGTCCGATCCCCCGGAGGCCTCTCCGCCCAGGGGGTGTCCGCCCTGGAGACCGCTAGATCCCTCGGCCTGGCGCTGGACCTCAGCCACCTGAACGACCCGGGCACGGAGGACGTGATCAGAAGTGGGGTCCCCATCCTGGCCACCCACTCAAACTGCAGGTCCCTCTGTGACCACCCTCGCAACCTTGCCGACCCGCACCTGGAGGCCATAGGCCGCAGGGGAGGGGTGGTGGGTTTCAACGCCCACGGAGCCTTCGTCGGATCCGATGACCCGGTGGAGGGCATGTATCGGCACATATCCCACCTGGCCCTGGTGGCCGGGGAGGCCGCCTGCGCCCTGGGGCTCGACCTGTGTGACCGGTTCGACGCATTCTTCCATGGGGAGAGGCGGGATCTCTTCATGAGCCACCGGGAGGCGTCCCAGGCTCTCCAGGTCCTGGGGGGCCGACTGGGGGCCCGTTCCATGGGGCGTCTTCTCATGGACAACCCCATTAGGGTCCTGGAGGGGGCCCTGCCCTCGTCGGTGCCCAGCGTCTAGCCCCCCATGAGCTCCCCCTCCGCCTCCAAGAGGCGCTTGAGCCCTCCCTGGTTCATGCGGCCAAGGAGCTCCCTCCTCATGGCCTCCCCCAGGGAGTCCCGGGTTCCCGGGTGCTCCAAACCGGTCCAGCTTACCTTCTTGCCGCTGCAGATCACGTCCAGGTCCACCCACCGCTCCCCCTTGGGGGAGTACTCCAGTCCCATGCACATCCTCTTTATCTCGG from Thermanaerovibrio acidaminovorans DSM 6589 includes:
- a CDS encoding dipeptidase, with amino-acid sequence MDLHCDVLYEVSRRRRMGERDVIRRIMLQDLRSSGVKVLVCSLFVDDQGVHRALQEALHQVWCLLEEEREAREDLMVIRDRDDLRRCLSSRRIGLVLSMEGAEPVQDDPELLRFFRSMGLSFLALTWSRRNRLADGVDLTRTVRSPGGLSAQGVSALETARSLGLALDLSHLNDPGTEDVIRSGVPILATHSNCRSLCDHPRNLADPHLEAIGRRGGVVGFNAHGAFVGSDDPVEGMYRHISHLALVAGEAACALGLDLCDRFDAFFHGERRDLFMSHREASQALQVLGGRLGARSMGRLLMDNPIRVLEGALPSSVPSV
- a CDS encoding class II aldolase/adducin family protein — protein: MIQAKRAVVRYGALLEERGLVFGSGGNLSVRAEGGLWALKPSGRPCGALREQDVTVLDMEGRVLEGLKPSSEWRMHLGVLRARSDVGAVFHTHSRFAVTMGCLKWEVPPIHYYMAAFGDQIIPVVPYRPFGSQELADLVAETLREPLKGAILANHGAVVAGSSPQEAMDLAVNLEFLCEVYWRVRCVGNPATLSEEEFRRALADFGAYSPGSSGGL